From Pyxicephalus adspersus chromosome 7, UCB_Pads_2.0, whole genome shotgun sequence, a single genomic window includes:
- the HSPE1 gene encoding 10 kDa heat shock protein, mitochondrial gives MAGKAFKSFLPLFDRVLVERFTQETVTKGGIMLPEKAQGKVLQATVVAVGEGSKGKNGDLQPVSVNVGEKVLLPEYGGTKVVLEDKEYFLFRDGDILGKYVN, from the exons ATG GCAGGAAAGGCATTCAAAAGCTTTCTCCCTTTATTTGACCGTGTTCTTGTTGAACGGTTTACTCAAGAAACTGTCACCAAAGGAGGAATAATGCTTCCTGAAAAAGCTCAAGGCAAAGTCCTGCAAGCAACAGTGGTAGCAGTTGGAGAGGGCtcaaaaggaaag aatGGGGATCTTCAACCAGTCAGTGTAAATGTTGGTGAAAAAGTATTACTTCCTGAATATGGTGGTACAAAAGTTGTATTAGAGGATAAA gaaTACTTCTTGTTTCGGGATGGtgacattttaggaaaatatgtGAACTAA